Genomic segment of Verrucomicrobiota bacterium:
CGGCAGGCGCGCGGCGTCAAGCCCCGGTCCATGGATGGAAAAGGCTTGTGTGAGGCTGCTGCATTTGGTATCATGATTAGGTTGAGTTCAGAGCAAAGGTTCCGCGGGGGATTCTACAGAGGCGTGTGTCTCATTCCCGCTGAGGACCGAGTTGGGTCTTTCTCTATCCGTAACCGTGAGATAAGGGGGTGGAATCATGACGAGAGTGCTGTTGTGTGTCGCGCTGGCGGCCGTGATCTGCGCACCGTTGACGGCGGAGGCACGGTCCATTCCGGGCGCGCCGAACGAGGTGATGGACCCGTGGTTCATCCAGTACGTCGAGCAGGGGACCGCAACATGGTACGTCAACGCGCCGACGGGGGGCTTCGTCCCGAACCCGGTCGGCCTTCCGGGCTTCTACTTCGACCCGGGCAGGAATCCGGGCGACGTGGGCGAACTGCGGACGATCGTCGACGACACGCTGGGGCTGTGGAACCCGGAGTATAGCCAGAAGGAGATCGACATCTTCTTCTATGCGCACCTCGACGGCGACGGCTATATCGACGTGCGGTTCGACTGGTGGGATGACCCGAGCCTGCCGCCGCCGTCGAACGATCCGAACGATCCGGGGACGCCGCCGCCGGACGGCTACAGCCCATGGTACAGGCTGACAGCCGCCGATCTCGGCCCGTTCCGCGTCGCACCCGATCTGGTGCTGCCGGGCGAGGATCCGAGCTGGATGGTGCCGTACTCGTTCCATGAGATCTGGGACCACCAGCCGCGCTGGGTGAGCATCGAGATCGTGTGCGGCATCGACCCGGATTCGCAGATCGGCGGCGAGGCGCTCATCACGGGCGTGGACTTCGAAGCGCAGTGCATCCCCGAGCCGGCGACGCTCAGCGTGCTTGGGCTCGCGGGCATCGCGCTGCTCGCGCGCAGGCGGAAGGCGTAAGCGCCGCGATGCTGCAGGATAGTCCAGAGAACGCTTGAACCCCCGACGGCCGGAAGGTCGTCGGGGGTTTTCTTGTGACATCAGGGCGAGCGGGTTCTGTAACCCAGTTCCCGTGCGGATGAGCAGGAGGCTCCGCGGAATGGATAGAAACGTCAGCAGATAGTGACAAGTGTGACATTTTTATCCAGGTGGAGGCACGAGCTCAGAGTGCTCAGCCCCCGTAGGTGTCGCTTGACGCAAGGCGAGGCTCACTTCGGCAGAAGATCGCGGTAGCCGTAGAAGCCGTGAGCACCGAGACAGTGGACAAGGTCAATGGCCTCTTTGCGGGCGGCTTGGTTTCCGCTGTCGATCGC
This window contains:
- a CDS encoding PEP-CTERM sorting domain-containing protein translates to MTRVLLCVALAAVICAPLTAEARSIPGAPNEVMDPWFIQYVEQGTATWYVNAPTGGFVPNPVGLPGFYFDPGRNPGDVGELRTIVDDTLGLWNPEYSQKEIDIFFYAHLDGDGYIDVRFDWWDDPSLPPPSNDPNDPGTPPPDGYSPWYRLTAADLGPFRVAPDLVLPGEDPSWMVPYSFHEIWDHQPRWVSIEIVCGIDPDSQIGGEALITGVDFEAQCIPEPATLSVLGLAGIALLARRRKA